A window of Rhinolophus ferrumequinum isolate MPI-CBG mRhiFer1 chromosome X, mRhiFer1_v1.p, whole genome shotgun sequence contains these coding sequences:
- the LOC117014569 gene encoding A-kinase anchor protein 17B, with protein MTVTVVYDNSEATELCAAQHLYLKPIAKLMISVLLPESIEHMRPFSNWEVLDQLKNLICPDQFTTVRLSKSTKDFIRFEGEAETRSLIQILKAKLHGKIIKLNGLKTDLKVMASDAQGEWEHFSKEQETPSSDGADEQDHDKSPDSIYFEGLPCKWFAPKGSSGEKPCEEILRVVFECFGKIKNVDIPMLDPYREAMTDGSFGGFSFGLQTFEAFIQYQESTDFIKAMESLQGMKLMLKGEDGKALACNIKVMFDTTKHFSEGAIKRRDQERLKLQELEEERKKEKKREEEEAERKRKEERKAQEKRRKARVRRRALKERDRHRRRRRDRAKVEAPQEPNSSEEWEERKFLLVQRRVEAFRLLQVLLRKITESTQEVDVAGPEANHDLGNTLETLKKKELNTQYLQNQEEMPKYRVVNSDNKQKQKMKKRSRAHLRKPPNYHQQKEKRYSARKEKTRKLLTDGYSHSFVSDQDSLLITLIQGQLLEKKDLSSNKSYPSKLSDRDHCRKQKIYETDEFIDYLLNYYYYKTPKYASVCLEPSHTTSTCQWQRFVHAKGNGFQINLRKRKCHSTRLSQMQNLERREQVQEDDYWTKICTQHPVHKSQKRGKVTYTKECMKEFKYHCKGTANEAGDQLTPTHGKGYLLEKTHAYQVKDSKSRSQSQVSSPNRSAGLDLELTDFLEDISSDSECFSETLSINQEEKEKSMAPYESSPEKGSLDADEIIICNQEIRSSQQTLYSKWKHDRKEKYSKYQLRKSEKRSKYELRCSWLKGKNSMRDDKRNNKKREILAPKYLSDEGYYHKSSSNDLLDRITRKRRRISDNIFDQKVNYRSSHVPITSSRCANAFYLGHFPQRRETLWKSEYNQDARRLKRRENSTDFMLTSGNYIRHNSQELTDYGSYLGNSYTTSLHFKMF; from the exons ATGACGGTAACTGTGGTGTATGATAACTCTGAGGCAACAGAGCTCTGTGCAGCTCAACACCTCTACCTGAAGCCCATAGCAAAACTGATGATCAGTGTGTTACTCCCAGAGAGTATAGAACATATGAGGCCTTTCTCCAACTGGGAAGTTCTTGACCAACTGAAGAACCTGATTTGCCCTGATCAGTTCACCACAGTTCGGCTTTCCAAGAGTACGAAGGACTTCATCCGATTTGAGGGGGAGGCTGAAACGCGAAGTTTGATTCAGATCCTGAAGGCAAAGTTACATGGGAAGATCATCAAGCTGAATGGTTTGAAAACAGACTTAAAAGTAATGGCTTCAGATGCCCAAGGAGAGTGGGAGCACTTCTCCAAGGAACAGGAGACCCCATCAAGTGATGGGGCTGATGAGCAGGACCACGATAAGAGCCCGGATTCCATATATTTTGAAGGCTTGCCCTGCAAGTGGTTTGCACCTAAAGGTTCCAGTGGGGAGAAGCCATGTGAAGAGATTCTTCGGGTGGTCTTTGAATGTTTTGGAAAGATCAAGAATGTAGATATCCCTATGCTTGACCCCTACAGAGAGGCAATGACTGATGGGAGCTTTGGGGGTTTTAGCTTCGGCTTGCAGACATTTGAGGCTTTTATACAGTACCAGGAGTCAACTGACTTCATAAAAGCCATGGAGTCCCTTCAAGGGATGAAGCTGATGCTTAAAGGGGAGGATGGGAAAGCTCTAGCATGTAATATTAAG GTTATGTTTGATACAACCAAACACTTCAGTGAAGGAGCTATAAAGAGGAGAGATCAAGAAAGGCTAAAATTACAAGAgctggaagaagagaggaaaaaagaaaagaagagagaagaggaagaggctgaAAG aaaaaggaaagaggagaggaaagcccaggaaaagagaaggaaggccaGGGTCAGGAGGCGAGCCCTGAAGGAAAGGGACAGACACCGACGAAGGAGGCGGGACAGAGCCAAAGTAGAGGCGCCGCAGGAGCCCAACTCTTCGGaggagtgggaggagagaaagtTCCTGCTGGTTCAGAGGCGTGTGGAGGCCTTTCGGTTGCTACAGGTGCTCCTGAGGAAAATTACA GAATCCACACAGGAGGTAGATGTTGCAGGCCCTGAAGCTAATCATGATCTGGGGAACACATTGGAAACTCTGAAGAAAAAAGAGTTAAATACTCAGTATCTTCAAAATCAGGAGGAAATGCCAAAATATCGGGTTGTCAAttcagacaataaacaaaaacaaaaaatgaagaaacgaaGTAGGGCTCACTTACGTAAACCTCCCAACTAccatcagcaaaaagaaaaaagatattcagctagaaaagagaaaactagaaaattattAACTGATGGATATAGTCACAGTTTTGTCTCTGACCAGGATTCCTTGCTAATTACATTAATTCAAGGTCAGCTTCTTGAGAAAAAAGATCTCAGTTCTAATAAATCCTATCCTTCCAAATTATCTGATAGAGACCATTGCAGGAAACAGAAGATCTATGAAACAGATGAATTTATTGACTACCTATTAAACTATTACTACTATAAGACTCCAAAATATGCCTCTGTCTGCCTAGAACCAAGTCACACAACAAGCACATGTCAGTGGCAGAGGTTTGTCCATGCCAAAGGAAATGGATTTCAAATCAATTTGAGAAAGCGTAAGTGTCACTCAACCAGGTTGAGCCAAATGCAAAACCTGGAAAGGAGAGAACAAGTTCAAGAAGATGATTACTGGACAAAGATTTGTACTCAGCATCCTGTGCATAAATcacaaaagagaggaaaagtgaCTTATACCAAAGAATGTATGAAGGAGTTTAAATATCATTGCAAGGGCACAGCCAATGAAGCTGGTGATCAGCTGACCCCAACTCATGGAAAGGGCTATCTGTTGGAAAAGACCCATGCTTACCAGGTCAAAGATTCCAAATCCAGAAGTCAAAGCCAAGTTTCCTCACCCAACAGGTCAGCAGGTTTAGATTTGGAGTTGACAGATTTTTTAGAGGACATTAGTAGTGATTCAGAATGCTTCAGTGAAACCCTTAGCATAAaccaagaggagaaagagaaatctaTGGCCCCATACGAAAGCTCCCCAGAAAAAGGATCTCTTGATGCTGATGAAATCATCATTTGCAATCAAGAAATTAGGTCAAGTCAGCAGACCTTGTATTCAAAGTGGAAACATGATAGGAAGGAGAAATATTCTAAATACCAGCTTAGGAAATCAGAAAAGAGGTCCAAGTATGAATTGAGATGTTCATGGCTTAAAGGTAAAAATTCCATGAGAGATGATAAgaggaacaacaaaaagaggGAAATACTAGCCCCCAAATACTTGTCTGATGAAGGCTACTACCACAAATCTAGTTCTAATGACCTATTAGACCGTATCacaagaaagaggaggaggattAGTGATAATATATTTGACCAGAAAGTGAACTATAGGTCCTCTCATGTGCCAATAACATCATCGAGATGTGCTAATGCTTTCTATTTGGGgcattttccccaaagaagagAGACTCTGTGGAAGTCAGAATATAATCAGGATGCAAGAAGGCTTAAAAGACGTGAGAATTCTACAGATTTCATGCTGACTTCTGGTAATTATATTAGACATAACAGTCAGGAGCTCACTGACTATGGAAGCTATTTAGGGAACAGCTACACtacttctttacattttaaaatgttttga